One Engystomops pustulosus chromosome 11, aEngPut4.maternal, whole genome shotgun sequence DNA window includes the following coding sequences:
- the LOC140106261 gene encoding homeobox protein zampogna-like produces the protein MDECPTMSHRSVHPTSFTIRDILNMGCGDYDKDKISDPEDPVQEKLTEQTQAETDAELCCPTQISPDLSAADKMLAQSPDRGRQSREESRWYSDQEPQSDGDCPEICVGDKLEDEQRSGKKRTRAAFSHAQVYELERRFSLQRYLSGPERADLAAALKLTETQIKIWFQNRRYKTKRKLIAKQQAVKSPESQAKQVAVRVLVKDDQRQYCPEDAICPSLLSIYQAYQYYPFIYRLPAWSPHI, from the exons ATGGATGAATGCCCGACCATGTCGCACAGAAGCGTCCACCCAACCTCCTTTACAATCCGGGATATACTAAATATGGGCTGCGGTGATTATGACAAGGACAAGATATCAGACCCAGAGGATCCAGTACAGGAGAAACTCACAGAACAGACACAGGCGGAGACTGATGCAGAACTCTGCTGCCCGACCCAGATATCGCCCGATTTATCGGCGGCCGATAAGATGCTTGCACAGAGCCCGGACCGAGGCAGACAGAGTCGGGAGGAATCGCGATGGTACAGCGACCAGGAGCCGCAGTCAGACG GTGACTGCCCAGAGATTTGTGTTGGTGATAAACTGGAGGATGAGCAGAGATCGGGGAAGAAGAGGACCAGGGCAGCCTTCTCCCATGCCCAGGTGTATGAGCTGGAGAGGAGGTTCAGCCTCCAGAGATACCTGTCTGGACCTGAGAGGGCAGACCTGGCAGCAGCCCTGAAACTTACAGAAACCCAGATCAAAATCTGGTTCCAGAACAGGAGATACAAGACCAAGAGGAAGCTGATAGCCAAGCAGCAGGCAGTGAAGAGCCCTGAGAGCCAGGCCAAGCAGGTGGCAGTCAGGGTGCTGGTAAAGGATGACCAGAGACAGTACTGCCCAGAAGATGCCATCTGCCCATctctgctgtctatataccaggCCTACCAGTATTACCCCTTCATCTACCGCCTGCCTGCCTGGTCCCCCCATATCTAA